In Candidatus Manganitrophus noduliformans, the genomic stretch CGGCTGCATTGTTTCTCGTCTCTTCTCTTTTGACGGTCGGATTCCTTCTCGTTTCGGTCCGCCTCGTCGTGTTGCAGGTGTTCCAGCACGACGAATGGTCGAAGAGAGCCGAACGCGAGCACGAGAAGAATGTTTCGATCGAGGCGGAGCGGGGGGCCATTTACGATCGAAACGGGACCGTCCTTGCCATGAATGTCGAGGTCCCGTCGGTGTATGCCGTTCCGGGCGAGATCCGCAATTCCGCGGCGGTTTCCCGAAAGCTGGGGCCGATTTTAAAGATCGACCCGAAAAGCCTGGCGAAAAAGCTGGATGACGGAAAGAGCTTCGTTTGGCTCGCCCGGAAAATCGATCCGGCGAAGGCGGAGGAGATCCGGCTTCTTCAATTGGACGGGATCGGGTTCGTCATGGAGAGCCAGCGCTTTTATCCGAAGCGGGCCCTCTTCGGCCATCTCTTGGGATTCGCCGGTCTCGACAACCGCGGTCTGGAGGGGATCGAGCTGAAATATGACACCACCCTTCGGGGAGAGAAGGGATGGCTGGTCCTGGAGAGAGACGCCCACGGCAAATCGATCTTCCCGAAAGATCTGAATTATATCGCCCCCTCTCGCGGCAAAGATCTCCACCTCACAGTGGATGAAGTGATTCAGCATATCAGCGAGCGGGAGCTCGACCGGGTGGTCGATCAGACGCGCGCCAAGGGGGGAACGATCATCGTGATGAACCCCTGGAGCGGGGAGATCCTGGCAATGGCGGTCCGGCCGCGCTTCAATCCCAATACGGTCCGAACGCATCGACCCTCCGAGTGGCGCAACCGGGCGATCACCGACGCCTATGAGCCGGGCTCCACCTTTAAGATTGTGACCGCCGCGGCGGCGCTGGAAGAGAAGGTGGTCGATCCGAACGAGATGATCGACTGCGAGGAGGGGAGCTATCGGATCTTCGGGACGGTATTGAACGATCACGACCCGGTCGGCGTCGTCCCCTTTCGCCAGGTCATCGCGAAGTCGAGCAACATCGGAACGGCGAAGGTGGCGGAACGTCTCGGAGAGAAGCGGATGTCGAGCTACATCCGCGCCTTCGGATTCGGAGAGCGTCTCGGAATCGATCTGCTCGGGGAGATGCCCGGACTGGTCCGGGATCCGAAGCAGTGGTCGAAGCGCTCTCTCGCTTCGATCTCGATCGGTCAGGAGATCGGCGTCACCCCGCTGCAGGTGATCACCGCGGTCTCCGCCATCGCGAACGGAGGGTGGTTGATGACGCCGCATCTGGTCCGGCAGGTCAAGGAGATCGATCTTCAGCGGGTCGGCGGCGAAGGAAGAGTGGTCAAGGAGTCGTCGCCTCAGGTCCGCCGGCGGGCGGTTTCGGAGGAGACGGCCCGGGAGATGGTTCGGATTCTCGAAGGGGTCGTTTCGAAATCAGGGACAGGGCTGCTGGCGGCGATTCCGGGATATTCGGTTGCGGGAAAAACAGGCACGGCGCAGAAGATCGATCCCGCGACGGGCCGCTACTCCAGGCATGCTTTCGTCAGCTCCTTCGTCGGGTTTGCGCCGGCGGAAGATCCGGCCGTGGCGATTCTCGTGATGATCGATGAGCCGGAAGGGGACGGATGGGGGGGGACGGTCGCCGCGCCGGTCTTTTCCACGATCGGGCGGGAGGTTCTCCACTATTTGAAGGTGCCGCCGCATCCGTCGCTGAACGAGCAGGTCCTGACCGCTTCAATGAAAGGTCGAAGCGCTCCGAAGGTGCGGGGAACCGCCTCGGCCGTGAAGGTATCCGATGCGGTCGCATCGAGCGGTCTGGGAACGCGTCGCACGCCGAGGAGCGTGTTTGAAGCTGAATGACTGGTTGACCCTTTTTTCGACCGTGGCGGTCTCCGGGAAGGCCGATCTGGAGATCGAATCGATCGCATCCGATTCAAGGAAAGTCCGGCCGGGAGGACTTTTCGTCGCCGTGGCCGGGTCAAAGCAGGACGGCCGCCGGTTTATTTCGGAGGCGATCGAGCGCGGCGCGACCGTCGTTGTCGCCGAAGGGCCGGCGAATGCGCTCGACGCGACCTCTCGGAAGGAAGATCGTCCGATCACGTATATTCAGGTGTCCGATGCCCGGCAAGCGCTCGCTCATCTTTCCTCTTATTTTTACGGGAATCCGACCGATGGTCTTCATCTTATCGGGGTGACCGGCACCAATGGAAAGACGACGACGACCTTCCTGATCCAGGCGCTTTTGAGAACGGCCGGTTTCAAAACAGGACTGATCGGAACGATCCGATTCGACTTGGGGAATGCCGTCCGTCCGGCAACGCATACCACCCCCGGGGCGATGGAGCTGCAGGCGCTTTTTGCGGAGATGAGAGGGGCCGGCGCGACCCATGCGGTCATGGAAGTTTCCTCTCACGCGCTCGACCAGAGACGGGTGGAGGGATGTTGGTTCGACACGGCGATCTTTACGAACCTGACCCGGGACCACCTCGATTACCACGGAACGATCGAGGCCTACTTCGCCGCGAAGCGAAAGCTCTTCGATCAAACCGGGATGACGCTGGTGAACCTCGATGATCCTTGGGGAAGGCGAATCCGGGAAGAGATCCCGGGCCGGTGTTGGGGCTACGGGATCTCCGAGCGAGGCCAATTCTATCCGAAGTCGATGGAGATCGGTCCGGGGGGAATCAGAATGACGGTGGCAAGCCCGATGGGAGAAATGGAAATCCGATCTCCTCTCGTCGGGCGCTATAACGTCTACAACCTGTTGGCGGCGATCGGGGCGGGGGCGGCGTTGGAATTGTCAAAAGAGTCGATCATCGCCGGCGTGGCGGCGATGGCCGGGGTGCCGGGGCGGTTCGAGAAAATCGACGCCGGCCAGCCGTTTCTGGTCATCGTCGATTATGCGCACACCGAAGATGCGCTCGATCGACTGCTTCAAGCGGTGTCGGATATTCACCCCCGCCGGATCATCACCGTCTTCGGCTGCGGCGGCGACCGCGATCGGGGAAAGCGGCCGAAGATGGGGGCGGTTTCGGCCCGCCACAGCGATGTGACGGTGCTGACCTCCGACAATCCGAGGGGCGAGCCGCCGATGGCGATCATTCAAGAAATCGAGGCCGGGCTTCGATCGGCCGACTCCTCGGCGGAGTATCAGGTTATTCCCGATCGTCGCGAGGCGATCGAGCGGGCCGTCCGTCTCGCCGCGGAGGGGGACGCGGTCGTGATCGCCGGCAAGGGCCACGAAGACTATCAGATCATCGGGAATGAGCGCCTTCCCTTTGACGATCGGGAAGTCGCCCGGACCGCGCTGACCGCCCGTGTGGGACGAAAATGAAGGTTCAGGAGCAGGTGGTGTGGAGCGTTGAGGAAATTACGATTGGAAGCGGCGGCGAGCGGCGGGGGAACGCCTCGGCGGAGGTGACCGGCGTTTCGATCGATACCCGCACGCTCCGTCCGGGCGACCTTTTTGTTGCCGTCAAAGGGCCGCGGTTCGACGGCCATGACTTTGTGGCGCAGGCGTTGGAGCAGGGGGCCTCGGGCGCCGTTGTTTCCCGTCACGGATTTCAGGCTCGGGAAGGGGCTTGGCGGCCGCTTCTCGATCGCCATTTTTTGATCCTGGTGGAGGATCCCCTTACGGCGCTCCAATCTTTGGCGGCCTGGCACCGGACGCGATTCGACCTTCCGTTGATCGGGGTGACCGGGAGCAACGGGAAGACGACGACGAAAGAGATGATTGCCGCCATCCTCTCCCGGAGAGGGCCGGTCTTGAAGACGGAAGGGAATCTCAACAATCACCTCGGTCTTCCCCTTTCCCTTCTTCGTCTCGACGCAAGCCATCGGGCGGCGGTCCTGGAGATCGGAATCAGCCTCAAGGGGGAGATGCGGTGCCTCTGCGAGATCGCTCGGCCGACCGTCGGTTTGATCACCAACATCGGCCCGGCCCATCTGGAGTTCTTGGGAAGCATCGAAGGGGTAGCCGAGGAGAAGGGGTCGTTGTTCGAAGCGGTTCGTCCCGACGGCACGGCGATCATCAACCTCGACGATCCGCATCTGGCCCCCTGGGAGAAGCGGCTCTCTGTGAAGTGGACTTTTGCGCTCGACGCCCCGGCCGATGTGACGGCGACCGAGATCCGGCCCGAGGGGGCGGGGATCGGTTTTCTCCTGACCCTTCGCCGGACCGGGGAGGCGGGGCGGGTTCATCTGGCGACGTCGGGGCGGCATCAGGTGGCGAACGCGCTCGGCGCGGCCGCGGTCGCCTGCGCGTTGGGGTACCGGCTGGAGGAGATTCGCGATGGGCTCGCCGATTTCCGGCCGGTGGCGCTCCGGGCGGAGGTGCTGGAGGCGGAGGGAAAAACGCTCCTCCTCGATGCTTATAATGCCAATCCGGCCTCGATCAAGGCGGCCATCGAGATGCTCGCCGCTTTCCCGCGGCGCGAGGGGGGTTCCTCCCGGAAAATTGCGCTGCTCGGCGACATGCTCGAGTTGGGGACCTTTTCAGAGTCGGCCCACCGAGGGGTTGGAGAGGCGGCGGCACAAAACGGGATCGATCTGCTGATCGCCGTCGGTCGGTGGGCCGGCGCGGTGGCCGAGGGGGCGCGTCAGGCGGGAATGGCCGGCGAGAAGATTTCGGCGTATGCCGATCTTCCGTCGCTTCAAAAAGAGTTTTTGTCTTATCTTCGGAAAGGAGACGTGTTGTTGATTAAAGGATCGCGCGGAATGCGGATGGAAACGGTCCTGGCGTGGCTCGGGGTCGAGCGATCGGATCGGGGAAAGCGGGCGGAGACCCTCCCTCTGGAGAGGGGAAAAGATTAATGCTCTATCATCTCCTCTATCCGCTCCATACGACCTATTCGTTTTTTAACGTTTTTCGATACATCACTTTCCGGACGATTTATGCCATCGTGACCGCCTTGGTGATCTCGTTTCTGATCGGGGAGGTGGTTACCGAAATGCTCCGCCGCTATCAAATCGGCCAGCAGATCCGGAGCGACGGACCAAAATCGCACATGAGCAAATCGGGCACTCCCACGATGGGAGGGATCCTGATCCTCATCGCGATGGTCGGTTCGACGCTCCTCTGGGCCGACCTGACAAACAGATATGTTTGGCTGGTTCTGACTGCCACGGTGGGATTCGGTGCCATCGGGTTTATGGATGATTATCTGAAATGTATTCGAAAAAACACCAAAGGGCTCCTTCCCCGATACAAATTCAGCCTGCAGATCCTGGTGGCTTTGATCATCGCCCTGGGAGTCTATCGTTCTGCCGCCTACTCTCCGATTCTCTCGGTCCCTTTCTTCAAGAATATCATCCCCGATTTGGGGGCGCTCTACATTCCCTTCGCGATCCTGGTGATCGTCGGGGCCTCGAACGCGGTGAACCTGACCGACGGATTGGATGGCTTGGTCATCGGCCCGATCACCGTGACGGCGGTGGCGTATACGATCGTCGCCTATGTGACCGGCCACAGAACCTTTTCGGAGTATCTTCTGATTCCCTATATCGAGGGGGCGGGGGAGCTGTCGGTCTTCTGCGGCGCGATGATCGGGGCGAGCCTCGGCTTTCTCTGGTACAACGCCTATCCGGCGTCGATCTTCATGGGAGACGTCGGCTCGCTCCCCCTCGGCGGCGCGCTGGGAACGGTGGCGGTGATCTCGAAGCACGAATTGCTGCTCGCTTTGGTCGGCGGCATCTTTGTGATGGAGGCGCTCTCGGTGATCTTTCAGGTCGCCTCGTTCAAATCGAGCGGGAGGCGGGTCTTTCTGATGGCGCCGATCCACCACCACTTCGAACTGAAGGGGTGGAAGGAGCCGAAGATCGTCGTCCGTTTTTGGATTCTCTCGATCATTTTGGCTTTGTTGAGTTTGAGCACCCTCAAGCTGAGGTAGTATGTCCTCTTTGCTCTTCGGAGAACGAAACGGGTGATGACGCGTAACGGGGTTGCATTGAAGGAGTCATTCAAAGGAAAGCGGGTCACGGTGGTCGGGATGGGGGCCAGCGGCATGGCCGCCGCCTCACTTTTGGTCCGGGAAGGGGCCGACGTGCTCGTCGTCGACGACCGTCAAAAAACGGTCCCTTCTTCTCTCTCGCACCTTTCCCAAGGAGGGGAGGGGCTCGGCACCGTCCACTTCCGCCTCGGCGGCCGACGCGAGGAAGATCTTCTCTCCTCCGAATGCGTGGTTCTGAGCCCCGGGGTTCCTTTAAAAACCCTTCCGCTGAAGGAACTCCAGGCGCGCCGCATCCCGATCATCGGCGAGATCGAGCTGGCTTCGGCCTTCCTTTCGGCCCTCTCGGCGCCGATCATTGCAATCACCGGGACCAACGGAAAGAGCACCACCACCACCCTGGTCGGAGAGATCCTCAAGGGATGGGGGTGGAAGGTCTTCGTCGGGGGAAATTTGGGGACGCCGCTGTCGGAGGCGGTCACCGGAACGTGGGATTTCATCGTGGCGGAGCTGAGCTCTTTTCAATTGGAGACGATCCAAACCTTCCGGCCCCGGATCGCCGCCCTGTTGAACGTCACCCCCGATCACCTCGACCGGTATCCCGATTTTCAGTCGTACCAGGCGGCGAAGTGGCGGCTCTTCGAGAACCAATCGGAGGGGGATTATGCGGTCCTCAACCAAGATGATCCGGCCACGATGCCGCCGGCGCTGAAAGGCTCGGCCGTCTCTTTCAGCCGTCTCGCGATCCCGAAGCGGGGGGTCTATCTTCATTGGCGGGAGGGGGAGATCGTTTCCAACCTCTGGGGGGAGGCGGAGCCGATCGTTCGGGTGGAGTTCTTGAAGATCAAAGGATCTCACAATATCGAGAACGCGATGGCGGCGATCGCGGTCACCCTCCTCTGCGGCTGCTCGGCCGAGGGGATTCGACAGGCGCTGATGAACTTCAAGGGGCTTCCGCATCGGATGGAGCTGGTGCGGGAGGTGCGCGGGGTCAAATACATCAACGATTCGAAGGGGACGAACGTCGGGGCGGTGATCAAGTCGATCGAGGGGTTGGCCGTTCCGGTGATCCTGATCGCCGGAGGGAAGGACAAGGAGAGCGACTTCACCCCGATGAGGGAGTTGATTCTAAAGAAGGTGAAGCGGCTGATCTTGCTGGGAGAGGCGCAGGAAAAAATCGCCCGCTGTTTTTCGGATCATCCCGCCGTGGAACGGGTCGGGTCGATGGAGCAGGCGGTCGAGCGGGCCGCCGCCTCCGCGGCGGCGGGGGAAATCGTCCTTCTCTCCCCCGGCTGCGCGAGCTTTGACATGTTCCGGGACTACCGGCACCGGGGCGAGGTCTTCAGGCAAGCGGTGGAGGGACTGCCGTCGTGAGTGCAAAGAAGAGAACGGGCGTAGAAAATCATTCTCTGTTTGCCTCCATTCCGCAATCGGAAAGGAATCTGAAAGCGGCGCGGAGGCCCCGCGCCGCGGGCGACCGCCTTCTGCTGATGATCGCCCTCTTTTTGGGCATTGTCGGGCTGGTCATGATCTACAGCGCCAGCGGCATTTTGGCGGGAAAGAACTATCAAGATTCGGCCTTCTTCCTGAAGAGACAGTTCCTCTGGATGGGGATCGCCCTTTTCTCGTTTCTGATCGTTTCACGCATCCCGCTCGATCGCCTGCGGGAATGGGTCGCTCCGATGATGATTCTTATTTTTGCCCTGCTGATCGCGGTGCTCCTCCCGGGGATCGGGTCTGAAGTGAACGGCTCCCGCCGATGGATTCGCCTGGGGCCGGCCGCTTTTCAGCCTTCGGAGGCGGCCAAGCTCTTCACCGTGATCTATCTGAGCCACTATGTGGTGAAGAAGGGGGAAAAGATCCGGGATTTCTTCGAGGGGTTGGCGCCGGCATTGGTCGTCATCGGTCTGCAGATCGCCCTGATTTTGGTGGAGCCCGATCTCGGAATGAGCGTGATCATCCTCATTTTGGCTGCGCTCCTTCTCTTTTTAGGAGGGGTCTCGTTTACGCATTTGGCTTCGCTGGGGCTGCTGATGATCCCATTGGTTCTCTACTGGATCTTGAAGACCCCCTACCGACTCCAGCGGGTGATGTCGTATCTGAATCCCTGGAGTGATCCGTCGGCGAGCGGCTTTCAGATGATCCAATCGTACCTCGCGTTGGGAAGCGGCGGGATCTTCGGGAACGGATTGGGGGAGGGGCGGCAGAAGCTCTTCTTTCTTCCCGAGCCGCACACCGATTTTATCTTCGCCCTGATCGGGGAGGAACTGGGGTTGATCGGGACCCTCTCGCTCCTCCTTCTCTATGTCTTTCTTTTGTGGAAAGGAACCCGGATCGCCTGGTCGGTCGAAGATCCCTTCCACCGGATGCTGGCGATGGGAACAACCCTGATGATGACCCTGCCGGCGCTGATGAACATGGGGGTGGTGACCGGGCTGCTCCCGACCAAGGGATTGGCCCTCCCCTTCGTGAGCTATGGGGGCTCTTCTCTTCTGATGAACTGGCTGGCGATGGGGCTTCTCTACAATGTCTCCCGGAGCACCGCCCCTTATCGGGCGAGGGCCGGCGCGAGGGGACTTGCAGCGGAAGGGGGACGGGCATGAGGGTCGTGATCGCAGGGGGAGGAACCGGCGGCCATCTCTACCCGGGGATCGCCCTGGCGCAGACTTTTCAGAAGGCGGAGTCGAACGCCAAGGTTCTCTTTGTCGGAACCGCGCAGGGGATGGAGGCGAAGCTCCTTCCCGAAAAGGGATTCTCATTTGCCGCGATTTCGGCGAAGGGGTTCGTCGGAAAAGGGATCATGGGCCGGCTCAAATCCCTTCTCCTGGTGCCGGTGGGCTTGTTCCAGTCGATTTCGATCCTGAGGAATTTCTCTCCGCAGCTGGTCATCGGGATCGGCGGGTATGCCGCGGGGCCGGTCTTGTTGGCCGCGGTCTTGCTGAAGATCAAGCGGGTGATTTTGGAGCCGAACTTGGTGCCGGGACTCGCCAACAAATTGATTGCCCCCTGGGTCGATCTGGCGGTGATCGCCTTTGAGGAGACGCGCGCCTATCTTCGGACAAACCGCTTTCTGCGCGCCGGCGTTCCGGTCCGGCCGGAGATCGTCGAGGCGGGGGTCGGTAAGGGCGTATCGCAATACGCCCCTACAGATACAAAGACCCTCCTGATTCTGGGGGGGAGCCAGGGGGCGCAATCGATCAACCGGGCGATGGTCGCGGCCCTTCCTCATTTGGGGCAAGAAAAAGGATCGTTTCAGATCATCCATCAGACCGGCAAACGTGATTGGGAAGAGGTGAAGGAAGCTTACGAGCGCTCCGGACGCTCGGCCCGCGTCGAGCCGTTTATTCACGACATGGCGGCGGTCTATGCTGCGGCCGATCTTGTCGTCAGCCGCGCGGGGGCGGGAACCCTCTCGGAGTTGGGAGCGGTCGGGAAGCCGTCGCTTTTGGTCCCTTATCCGCTCGCCACCGGCCACCAGGAGAAGAATGCGGCGGCCTTTGTGTCGGCGGGGGCGGCTGAGATGATATTGGATCGGGATCTCGACGGGCGAAGGCTGGCCGAGCGGATTGTCTTTCTTCTCTCCGATCCCAAGCGGCTTTCCGAGATGGCCGGGGCGGCCCGGCGTCAAGGACATCCGCATTCGGCGGAAGAAATTGTGGAAGCCTGTTATCAACTGGTGGGGGCCGAGGGCTCGGGATCGCGCCATGTTTCGTAAAGTTCAACACATTCATTTCGTTGGGATCGGCGGGGTCGGGATGAGCGGGATCGCGGAGATTCTCCTCAACATGGGTTTTCGGGTCAGCGGATCGGACAGGGCGGCGTCGGAGCAGACCCGCCGGCTGGCGTCGATGGGGGGGACCATTCATGTGGGCCATGATCCCGGCAACATCGTCGGGGCGGAGGTCCTCGTCTACTCTTCGGCGGTCCGACCCGACAATGTCGAAATCGTCGCGGCGAAGCAGCAGAAGGTCCCTGTGATCCCCCGGGCCGAGATGCTGGCTGAGTTGATGCGGCTTCGATACGGAATCGCCGTGGCCGGCGCGCATGGAAAGACGACCACGACGACGATGGTCGCGACCGTTCTGGCCGAAGGGGGGCTCGATCCGACGGCGGTGATCGGGGGAAAGGTGAACAGCTTCGGCGGCCACGCGAAGAAGGGGGAGGGAGATTTTCTGGTGGCCGAGGCCGATGAGAGCGACGGCTCGTTTTTGAAGCTTTCGCCGACGGTGGCGGTGGTGACAACGATCGACCGGGAGCATCTTGATTACTACCGGACGTTCGAGGCGATCCAGGCGACGTTCCTCAGCTTCATCAACAAGATTCCGTTTTATGGACTGGCGATCCTTTGCGGCGACGATCGGGCGATCGCTGAACTGATCCCGCGGGTGGAGAAGCGCTATCTCACTTATGGCACCGCGTCCCATCTTGATCTGGTCGCGGAAGAGATGGCCTTCCGGCCCTGGAAGACGACCTTCCATGCGCGATTTCATGGGGAGTCGCTCGGCCGTTTCACCCTCCCGGTGCCGGGCCGACACAACGTGCTGAACGCCCTGGCCGCGATCGCGGTCGGATTGGAGCTGGAGATTCCGGTCGAGTCGATCCGAAAAGGATTGGAAGGATACCGGGGGGTCGAACGGCGCTTTCAACTGCAAGGGGAGAAAAACGGCGTCTGGGTCATCGACGATTACGGGCACCACCCGACCGAGATCCGGGCGACCCTGGCGGCGGCGAAGCGGGGATGGGGATGCGAGCTGGTCGTCCTCTTTCAGCCGCATCGGTACACCCGTACGCGAGATCTGTTGGATGACCTGGCGGGTTCGTTCGCCGACGCCGATCACCTGATCCTGACCGACATCTATGCCGCCGGCGAGCCGCCGATTCCGGGGATCGACGGGGAGCGGCTCTGCCAGGCGGTCGTAGCGAGCGGTCATCCCGATGTGATGTTTCTCCGCGACCGCGCCGAGATGCTCGCCGCGGTCGAAAAGAAGGCCAAGCCGGGGATGATGGTGATCACCCTCGGCGCCGGCGATATTTGGAAGCTGGGGAAAGCGTTTCTCTCCGGGTCGGAGGGAGTGAAGTAGGATGAGATTGATGCAAATGGAGCCGGAGAAAAAGGAGGGCCTACCGCTGAAAGAGGCCTTGAAAGATTACCCGGGGGAGGTCCGCTTCGACGAGCCGGTCGCGCCGTACACCTCGCTCAAGGTCGGCGGGCCGGCCGAGGCGATGGTTTTCCCGAGATCTTCGGCGGAGGTGGTTCTCCTGATGGAGCGGATCGGCCGGTATCGGCTCCCCTATTTTGTCCTAGGAGGGGGGAGCAACCTGATTGTGCGCGACGGCGGAATTCCGGGGGTGGTCGTTCACCTGAAACATTTAAGCCGGATCACCTTCCAGGAGCCCGATACCCTTCTTGCCGATGCGGGGGTCTCTTATCCGAAGCTCTCCACCGAGGCGATGGCGAAGGGTCTTTCCGGATTGGAGTTCGCCGCCGGGATTCCGGGGACCGTCGGCGGGGCGATCGCGATGAACGCCGGCATTCCGGGCGAAGAGACGGCATCGGTCTTGAGCTCCGTCACCCTTGTCGATGAAGAGGCAAGAGTGAAAACCCTTCCGAAAGAAGCGATTCAATTCGGTTATCGGACCGCGGCGCTTCCCAAGGGGATGGTGACCTCCGCCTCTTTCCGGTTGACGCCGGCCTCCCCCGAGGAGGTCGAGGAAAAATTGAAGCGGCTATTGAAGCGGCGGCGGGAGACCCAACCCCTCTCCTTCCCGAACGTCGGCTCGGTCTTCACGAACCCGCCGGGGGATTACGCCGGGAGGCTGGTTGAATCGGTGGGGCTGAAGGGGCGCCGAATCGGCGATGCGCAGATCTCCGAGCGGCACGGCAACTTCATTGTCAACCTCGGCCAGGCCAAGGCGGGCGACGTTCTGGCGCTCATCGGCGAGATGCAGATACGAGTCAAAGCGGAGCAGGGTATCGATCTTGAACTGGAAGCGAAAGTGGTAGGAAGGGAGTAGCGGTGGCGTTGGGGCCGTTTCTCGGAAAGCGGATCGGGGTCCTTATGGGCGGCATGTCGGCGGAGCGGGAGGTGTCGCTGAAGAGCGGGCGGGCGATCGCCGCTTCGCTCGATCGGCTTGGCTACACCGCCGTCCCGATCGATGTCGATTCCGAGGTGGCCCAGACCCTTCGGGCGAAGCGAATCGAGATTGCCTTCAACGCGCTGCATGGCCGGTACGGAGAAGACGGCGCGATTCAGGGGGTATTAGAGGTGATGCGGGTTCCTTACACCGGCTCCGGCATCCTGGCGAGCGCGCTCGGAATGGATAAGATCGCCTCGCACGATCTCTTCCAATCGCACGGGATTCCGGTTCCGCCGTTTCAGGTTTTGACGGAGGAAGCGCTCTCCGGGTTCCGCGCAGACGGCCTCTCGTTCGGGTTTCCCGTTGTTGTCAAGCCGGCGATGGAAGGCTCCAGCGTCGGGGTCACGATTGTCTCGGGGCCGGGGGAGATCGATTCCGCGCTGAAAGAGGCTTTTCAATATGGTCCCCGGATTTTGATCGAGAAGTATATCTCGGGGATGGAGGTCCAGGTCGGGATTTTGGGAAGCGAGGCGCTCGGGGCGATTGAGATCCGGCCGAAGACAAAATTCTATGACTATACCGCCAAGTACGTTCCCGGCATGTCGGAGCATCTCTTCCCGGCGCCGCTTCCGCCCGATGTTTATCAGAAAGTCCTCGACTGGGGGCTGAAAGCGCACCACGTATTAGGGTGCACCGGCTACAGCCGGGTCGATCTGCTGGTCGATGAGCGGAAGCGCCCTTATGTTCTGGAGGTCAACACCCTCCCGGGAATGACCGAAACAAGCCTCCTCCCGGAGATTGCCCGGGGGGTCGGGATCGATTTCGACGCGCTGGTCGAACGCATTTTAGAGACGGCAGGATTAGACAAGTAGGGGCGACGCGTGCGTCGCCCGTACAACCAATATGGATATTGTTTGAATGAAGGCACTTGCGATCCAGAGGAATAAAAGAAGAAGAGGTCGGCTCTCTTGGGCGCGGCTGATCACCTGGCTTCGGCCGACGCTCTGGGCCGTTCTCCTCGGTGGAAGTCTCTTCGCGCTTTATCTCGGCGGGCAGCGATTGACGGCCTCCCCTGCATTCCAAGTTCGGGAGATCCGGTGGACCGGCCTTCATCATCTAAAAGAGCCCGAGATGACGGCACGTTTTCGGTCGATCGTGGGACGGAGTCTCTTTCGCGTCGACATCGCCCAGATACAACGGGAGGTCCAGGCGAATCCATGGGTCAAGAAGGCGGTCGTCCGGAAGGAATTTCCCGATCGGCTGCACATT encodes the following:
- the mraY gene encoding phospho-N-acetylmuramoyl-pentapeptide-transferase, with the translated sequence MLYHLLYPLHTTYSFFNVFRYITFRTIYAIVTALVISFLIGEVVTEMLRRYQIGQQIRSDGPKSHMSKSGTPTMGGILILIAMVGSTLLWADLTNRYVWLVLTATVGFGAIGFMDDYLKCIRKNTKGLLPRYKFSLQILVALIIALGVYRSAAYSPILSVPFFKNIIPDLGALYIPFAILVIVGASNAVNLTDGLDGLVIGPITVTAVAYTIVAYVTGHRTFSEYLLIPYIEGAGELSVFCGAMIGASLGFLWYNAYPASIFMGDVGSLPLGGALGTVAVISKHELLLALVGGIFVMEALSVIFQVASFKSSGRRVFLMAPIHHHFELKGWKEPKIVVRFWILSIILALLSLSTLKLR
- a CDS encoding UDP-N-acetylmuramoyl-L-alanyl-D-glutamate--2,6-diaminopimelate ligase, with translation MKLNDWLTLFSTVAVSGKADLEIESIASDSRKVRPGGLFVAVAGSKQDGRRFISEAIERGATVVVAEGPANALDATSRKEDRPITYIQVSDARQALAHLSSYFYGNPTDGLHLIGVTGTNGKTTTTFLIQALLRTAGFKTGLIGTIRFDLGNAVRPATHTTPGAMELQALFAEMRGAGATHAVMEVSSHALDQRRVEGCWFDTAIFTNLTRDHLDYHGTIEAYFAAKRKLFDQTGMTLVNLDDPWGRRIREEIPGRCWGYGISERGQFYPKSMEIGPGGIRMTVASPMGEMEIRSPLVGRYNVYNLLAAIGAGAALELSKESIIAGVAAMAGVPGRFEKIDAGQPFLVIVDYAHTEDALDRLLQAVSDIHPRRIITVFGCGGDRDRGKRPKMGAVSARHSDVTVLTSDNPRGEPPMAIIQEIEAGLRSADSSAEYQVIPDRREAIERAVRLAAEGDAVVIAGKGHEDYQIIGNERLPFDDREVARTALTARVGRK
- a CDS encoding UDP-N-acetylmuramoyl-tripeptide--D-alanyl-D-alanine ligase, with the translated sequence MKVQEQVVWSVEEITIGSGGERRGNASAEVTGVSIDTRTLRPGDLFVAVKGPRFDGHDFVAQALEQGASGAVVSRHGFQAREGAWRPLLDRHFLILVEDPLTALQSLAAWHRTRFDLPLIGVTGSNGKTTTKEMIAAILSRRGPVLKTEGNLNNHLGLPLSLLRLDASHRAAVLEIGISLKGEMRCLCEIARPTVGLITNIGPAHLEFLGSIEGVAEEKGSLFEAVRPDGTAIINLDDPHLAPWEKRLSVKWTFALDAPADVTATEIRPEGAGIGFLLTLRRTGEAGRVHLATSGRHQVANALGAAAVACALGYRLEEIRDGLADFRPVALRAEVLEAEGKTLLLDAYNANPASIKAAIEMLAAFPRREGGSSRKIALLGDMLELGTFSESAHRGVGEAAAQNGIDLLIAVGRWAGAVAEGARQAGMAGEKISAYADLPSLQKEFLSYLRKGDVLLIKGSRGMRMETVLAWLGVERSDRGKRAETLPLERGKD
- a CDS encoding peptidoglycan D,D-transpeptidase FtsI family protein, with protein sequence MIFKRSAPGERFVPGSSRNKRGGTAALFLVSSLLTVGFLLVSVRLVVLQVFQHDEWSKRAEREHEKNVSIEAERGAIYDRNGTVLAMNVEVPSVYAVPGEIRNSAAVSRKLGPILKIDPKSLAKKLDDGKSFVWLARKIDPAKAEEIRLLQLDGIGFVMESQRFYPKRALFGHLLGFAGLDNRGLEGIELKYDTTLRGEKGWLVLERDAHGKSIFPKDLNYIAPSRGKDLHLTVDEVIQHISERELDRVVDQTRAKGGTIIVMNPWSGEILAMAVRPRFNPNTVRTHRPSEWRNRAITDAYEPGSTFKIVTAAAALEEKVVDPNEMIDCEEGSYRIFGTVLNDHDPVGVVPFRQVIAKSSNIGTAKVAERLGEKRMSSYIRAFGFGERLGIDLLGEMPGLVRDPKQWSKRSLASISIGQEIGVTPLQVITAVSAIANGGWLMTPHLVRQVKEIDLQRVGGEGRVVKESSPQVRRRAVSEETAREMVRILEGVVSKSGTGLLAAIPGYSVAGKTGTAQKIDPATGRYSRHAFVSSFVGFAPAEDPAVAILVMIDEPEGDGWGGTVAAPVFSTIGREVLHYLKVPPHPSLNEQVLTASMKGRSAPKVRGTASAVKVSDAVASSGLGTRRTPRSVFEAE